Proteins encoded in a region of the Diabrotica virgifera virgifera chromosome 4, PGI_DIABVI_V3a genome:
- the LOC114334180 gene encoding uncharacterized protein LOC114334180: MLLEPIANTITSVEGDTPTISKCLHLFKKMVNTSLENVTKSPLLSKEEADTRAIFENRKKFAIYSVHFVANLLDPKYRGCELSSDEMTDATEVIYKVAQKMPDVDEAAVLADVVNFIAKEGLFKKAFLWNEDTIAAILASQSILH; encoded by the exons ATGCTTCTGGAACCAATTGCTAACACAATTACCTCTGTAGAAGGTGACACACCAACGATTTCAAAATGTctgcatttatttaaaaaaatggttaacACCTCATTAGAAAATGTCACTAAAAGTCCATTGTTATCCAAAGAGGAAGCAGATACAAGGGCAATTTTTGAAAATCGGAAGAAGTTTGCTATTTATAGTGTTCATTTTGTAGCTAACCTTTTGGATCCAAAATATCGTGGCTGCGAACTTAGCTCAGATGAGATG aCTGATGCGACAGAAGTCATATACAAGGTAGCACAGAAGATGCCAGATGTCGATGAAGCAGCCGTCTTAGCTGACGTTGTCAATTTTATTGCAAAAGAAGGACTATTCAAAAAGGCTTTTCTATGGAATGAGGACACAATTGCAGCTATCCTAGCTTCACAGTCAATCCTGCATTAG